atgtaatatagttaaataaataaatcttttaTTAGTCTTTTTTATATGCACTTCACTAATATTtgggaattaaaaaaattaaataattcatattattaaaatattattattgtaatgaatacattttatttatcatatatGTGATAAGCTTGtatggtttttttttatatttttatttgcttaATTTTGTctgttactctttttttttcactttatttgGATGACTTCCCCTCAATTCATGTTGCTATTTAATACGCCATTGGATATGAATTATACAATTAATAGTTTTAATGTATTCTACATCATTTTTAacgtaataaatatttttaaacccAACCATGAAGAGGATTGACTATAACATTTCTCTTGCATGGAAAGGGAGTAGCGTGATGCAAAAGAGAAGCTTTATAAGCCGGCCTGAGAAAAAGCTTTTCAAGGTTCaaagttataaaaattaaaaaaggttTTGGACCTCAGGTTGGATAATTTTAATGGGCTGGGGTCTAAAGTCCAGTTGCATAAAAGAGGACTGAAGATTAGCTAGGGAAACACGACGTCGTATCCcataaaaaaaaggaagagagaAGGGGGTGCAACGCGTGATGACTCGGTTTCAGTTATTGCCTACGTGGCTAACAGTGATTGGCTTGAACAACCTCGAGCTTTCGGTGATTGGTTGGTTTCAACAAGAACACGTTGCGAAACGTTGTCGCTGATGCTGGTCAAGTCATCGGTGCCTTCCGCTTTTGTGCTCAACTCCTCGGCCAGTCGCTAGCCCATCCGCTTTCAAGATATCTAGTCGCTCAGAAATTACAAAACCCAGAAGGGCGCGCGCGCGCGCTAGAGAGAGGTAGAAACTCGAAAACTGCAATTAGAGAAGGTGTAAAAAGATCTAATAATAGAATCATTTTAGGTTTTCATATTCGGAGAGATCATACACTGTCCTCTCCTGATTTGAATCTCCAATGGCGCTTCGAAGATCATGCATTCTCTTTCTATTATGCGCTCTGTCGTATGCCCTAACCGCCATTGCAGGGTATGCCACTTTAGTTCTCCATTCTTTTAGTTATATTTGAGAGTGTATTTTGCTGATCATAAATATTTGGAGCAGGAAGAGCTATTATGATATATTGCAAGTGCCAAAGAGCGCATCGGACGAACAGATCAAGAGGGCCTACAGAAAGCTGGCATTGAAGTACCATCCTGATAAGAATCCGGGAAATGAAGAGGCTAATAAGCGATTTGCTGAGATTAACAATGgtagtaatattttttttttaatgttttaaattgtaaCTATGAATTGACGATTGATTCTGAGTTGATTTTCTGTTATTGTTAGCGTATGAGGTGTTATCGGATCAACAAAAGAGGGATATCTACGATAAGTATGGAGAAGAAGGGCTTAAGCAGCACATGGCTAATGGAGGGAGAGGTGGAGGAATGGGGATGGATATTAACGacatcttcaaaaggtaagctGTTCTACTTTTTCAatcattttgttttttaaattttatacaaaTTGCAACTGCTGCGCCCAAAATAATTCTAAGGAAATGAACTCGGTTATGGTTCTGGGATGAATTcgtattttttgttttaatggATTGATTTGATTCTGGTAAATGTTGCTTTAATTATAATCCTCTAATATGGAAAAAAAATTTCAGCTTCAGGTTACAACAACATGTTTCTCTAATACATAAATCCGTCATCTCTATTAGTTTGTCTTGTGAAGAATTCTGCTAACTTTAGCTTCAGGTTACAACAATGTGGTTTGTTCTTTTAATTGCAAAAGCTTAAGATGCTTATTTGCTTAATACGGCACCTAGCGTTCCTGTAGGCGTGTTTAAACTACTTTGTAGTCTTTCTGTTGACCAGATGTTATTCTCCTTGATCTAGGACTGCTGTCATAGCTTCACAAAAAGTAGATAGCACTATCTTTAAGATGTTTTCCTCTAGAAATTTTTAGGTCTTTGTTGCATTCATAGGCCTTCATGCCATCTGACAATCATTTTAACAATGTCTTACTTTTCTAATAAGTTactgaaaaattcattaatataaCAAAATGGTCTCTCTAGTTTCTTTGGTGGAGGAGGCGacatggaagaagaagagagaatcgTGAAGGGTGATGATGTAGTTGTTGAATTGGATGCGACACTAGAAGACTTGTACATGGGTGGCTCACTGAAGGTGAGGATCATTATATATTGATGAGAGCTTATCTTTGCATAAGCAGTGAATAGATTATCAATTTGGATATTCTTGATCTCCTGACATTATGGTTACAGAGGTGCAATATTACTCTTGCACATTGCACCAAGGCTGGCCCTTAATTGAGCTGCCAGCTATCAGTTACAACTGACAAATTGAAGCAGCTCATTGTAAGGGGGTATCAGACACAGTTGATCCATATAACATTAGGATGGATTAAACATATTGCTTGATATATCTTTTACATCCCAGGTGCATGCGTGCTGTGtttcttttttgtttattttactaGTTGACAAGGGAAAATAGAGCGTGGTTTGCTGTGAAAGCTTCCGTTTGGtttgttgatgtgttatattTCATGTGGATTCATCAGGTCTGGAGGGAAAAAAATGTTATAAAGCCAGCACCTGGAAAAAGACGCTGTAACTGCAGAAATCAAGTATATCATAAGCAAATTGGTCCAGGGATGTTTCAACAAATGACGGAGCAGGTAAGCCATTATGTGGATAAACTTGTAGTTGAAAATATGATGAATCTTCTCTACACATTGCATAAtataagaagaaaagaaaatggcgGAAAATCTCTAACCCTTTGTTTGGATGAGCGAAATAATAAGAAACTAAAGAGgagaaaataagataaaagaaaagaatagaaatttaatttacCACATATTTTTTGGATAGAGTATTAGAATATGGGAGAAATACAATCTCTCTTTAAGGAAAATATGGGAAATGGGCGGCTACTATAACCTCACAAGCTATGAAAGATATACTTAGAAAAATGAGGGCATTTAAGTATTTCAATACAAATAATGCtcatttctctccattttccaCCATTTTGGAGAGAGAGGTGAAACATAAGGAGTTGAGAAATGTAATTTCTTATCTTTTCTATCCTCTGCATAATATCCAAACAATAGAAATTAAGGAAATGAAATTTCTTTTCCACGTATCTCTATTTCCCTCAATCCAAATAAGGTAATCAATTGGGAGCACTTCCTCCTTGAGAATCTTGTCTTGTTTTCATTTGCTACATTAGTGAGAGAATGTTTACTTTTTTGCTTGGGTTCATTTGTTTTACTGCCATCACTATTCCAACTGCAATTAGTTCTGAGAATCTTTTTGGATTTGTTatgttcatttttttttcctttcaggtCTGTGATCAATGCCAAAATGTCAAATATGAACGGGAGGGATATTTTGTTACAGTTGATATTGAGAAAGGAATGCAAGATGGACAAGTAAGGTTTCTATCCCTGATTATTTAACTTTATTAACAATCACTTTTGTGATGGAAAACTTGGCATCTCTCATTCAAGCATATGAAAATTCCTACCCCTTTGATTTTCCTTTATAGTTACCTTTCTGCTATGGACATACTTTGCTGCATAAGAGTAAAGGTTTCTTAACTTTGAAATGTCTCATGAAAGTGTGTTGCATGCTGTGTAATAATGGTTGGTGTTGACGTGAATGGTTTGGTATTTTATCTTCTGTTTGTCAATTTTAGGGACCTCTGAGTTTATATGTGCTTGCTTGTTGGGGAATGATTATGATCTATTATGAACAATATAATCCTTGGGTGCTATTTGAAACATTGTCTTATCAGATGTGACGGTGCATGCACTTGCATTTGTGCTCTattctcatattaaaaaaaaacacggACATCTCTGGCAAAAACTCCACAAATTTTGCAACTTTTTTGCCCAAAAATAAAGTCCAACTTCACAAGTACTCAGCTACTTCCCTAAATAATATGTTAAATTCATCCCCTATTTGGGAGTGAGATCACAACTTTAATCATCAGATCTTGGATAACACCAGCTGCAttgccaatttttttttttcaaaacattGTTATTGGTATCAAATGGCAGAACATGGACATGAGAGCATGTGGCCTGTGCAGTGTGGACTACGTAGATGCGTGAAGCCTGATGTTTTTTACTAAAACATTTATAAGATTGGTGGCAGTGGTTATGTCTATGGTGGTGTGAGCAACATTACTTTTACTGGCATTGCAGTTATCTAAAAAGTGAACCTTTTATTATGTTTCAGGAGGTGGTTTTCTATGAAGATGGTGAACCAATAATAGATGGGGAGCCTGGAGATTTGAAGGTTAGACTTTAACAGATACTGACTTGCATTTTGTTACTGCTGTTTTTGTACTAACAGAATTATAACCA
The Manihot esculenta cultivar AM560-2 chromosome 1, M.esculenta_v8, whole genome shotgun sequence genome window above contains:
- the LOC110613113 gene encoding dnaJ protein ERDJ3B, encoding MALRRSCILFLLCALSYALTAIAGKSYYDILQVPKSASDEQIKRAYRKLALKYHPDKNPGNEEANKRFAEINNAYEVLSDQQKRDIYDKYGEEGLKQHMANGGRGGGMGMDINDIFKSFFGGGGDMEEEERIVKGDDVVVELDATLEDLYMGGSLKVWREKNVIKPAPGKRRCNCRNQVYHKQIGPGMFQQMTEQVCDQCQNVKYEREGYFVTVDIEKGMQDGQEVVFYEDGEPIIDGEPGDLKFRIRTAPHDRFRREGNDLHTVVTITLVQALVGFEKTLKHLDEHLVDISTKGITEPKSVRKFKGEGMPLHFSTKKGDLYVTFEVLFPTSLTEDRKRKIKEILG